In one window of Leptospira sp. GIMC2001 DNA:
- a CDS encoding helix-turn-helix transcriptional regulator, with protein MQEDIELGIDPYPINDTESRLITLLFTLLKYPQGLTYQRIRSYIPDHYNNENQESDQKKLHRDMEELSKLGFPAYFHRETNTYHVDGDTPESKLQFSHEELESLSMALISKAMQEGGNFKSANDFEIKSLAQKVFGGNTKIHTEFHKKIWTNHKQNLSSKVSESEEDDSQNDTITETILYSIKSKIPIKIQYERKYGIPVMREIDPVQLIRKNSQDFYLYAFDREKLDYRNFLIPCITKIIKLETNFFKNHATKKPFQNFHPLMFPFHDPIEIEIKIQESYADLLKDYLNSVDFQSKQNIISFKSTNSKAIFAFLLKNENIILGLEPKSVRDEYELYLNKISSLHKTA; from the coding sequence ATGCAAGAGGACATCGAACTAGGCATAGATCCCTACCCAATCAATGATACGGAATCTAGGCTAATTACATTATTATTTACACTTTTGAAATATCCTCAAGGACTTACTTACCAACGGATTCGTTCTTATATTCCAGATCATTACAACAATGAAAATCAGGAATCTGATCAGAAAAAATTACATAGAGATATGGAAGAACTCAGTAAGCTTGGATTTCCTGCTTATTTCCACCGAGAGACCAATACCTACCATGTAGACGGGGATACTCCTGAATCAAAATTACAATTTAGCCATGAAGAATTGGAATCTCTATCTATGGCGTTGATTTCAAAGGCCATGCAAGAAGGTGGCAATTTCAAATCTGCAAACGATTTCGAAATCAAATCACTTGCACAAAAAGTATTCGGTGGGAATACCAAGATTCATACAGAGTTCCATAAAAAAATTTGGACAAATCATAAACAAAATTTATCTTCCAAAGTTTCGGAATCAGAAGAAGATGATTCTCAAAATGATACAATCACTGAAACCATATTGTATTCTATAAAATCCAAAATCCCGATCAAGATTCAATATGAAAGAAAATATGGAATTCCTGTTATGCGAGAAATAGATCCAGTTCAATTGATTCGAAAAAATTCTCAGGATTTCTACCTTTATGCATTTGATAGAGAAAAGCTAGACTATAGGAATTTCTTAATTCCTTGTATAACAAAAATTATAAAATTAGAAACCAATTTTTTTAAAAATCATGCAACAAAGAAACCTTTTCAAAATTTTCATCCATTGATGTTTCCTTTTCATGATCCAATAGAAATTGAAATTAAGATCCAAGAATCATATGCTGATCTATTAAAAGACTATTTGAATTCAGTCGATTTCCAATCCAAACAAAATATAATCAGTTTCAAATCTACAAATTCTAAAGCGATATTTGCATTTCTTCTAAAAAACGAAAATATCATTCTAGGTTTAGAGCCAAAATCGGTGAGAGATGAATATGAACTGTATTTGAATAAGATTTCATCGCTTCATAAGACTGCATGA
- a CDS encoding DUF2779 domain-containing protein — translation MTDPKPSFRFITKSKLLNLNRCENLFRFNLLYKDQRKVKSFEENFGLENDRVRALACSQYPEGIHIPKYGDIQLAAIETRRNLELFKTIFHPVLIYEDLISSPDMLIHIGDGVYDVWEISTSINTKRDFELSFAYHKKVLEFENIKINRYMGIKINSEYELDGDLDLSNFFITKDFSDKLLKHSETIELLINQIRQIRDGQEVSTPKSQCQSYKVCSYTELCFPNLDSGDIFTLRESAKTAVDLYHSGIFHLKDIPDNTELSDKQKIQIATSRSNLPHQDTNNISLFLDRLKFPIYYLDFETINPQIPFYQKSKPYQHIPFLFSLHKWNGDFSTEPEHFDYIQEDFNDPRPGILKQLSKIIEPGGTILCFNDFFEKRCLQESTQAYPEYKSWFESIRSFFLDAAIPFKSLDYYSPDQHGSASLKDILPALTGASHSHLDIQNGHAANLEYLKLIRTGEENLEVKKIIWNRLREYCKMDTYALYLIHKKLTEIVNQK, via the coding sequence ATGACAGATCCTAAACCATCTTTTCGATTTATAACTAAATCTAAATTGTTAAATTTGAATCGATGTGAGAATCTATTTAGATTCAATTTGTTGTATAAAGATCAGAGAAAGGTAAAATCATTCGAAGAGAATTTTGGTTTAGAGAATGATCGTGTTCGTGCGCTAGCCTGTTCTCAATATCCCGAAGGAATTCATATTCCAAAGTATGGAGATATACAATTAGCCGCGATTGAAACTAGAAGAAATCTAGAACTATTCAAAACAATATTCCATCCTGTTCTAATTTATGAAGATCTGATATCATCTCCTGATATGCTAATTCATATAGGCGATGGCGTATACGATGTATGGGAAATTAGCACATCAATAAATACTAAGCGTGATTTCGAATTGAGCTTTGCTTATCATAAGAAAGTTTTAGAATTTGAGAATATTAAAATAAATCGTTATATGGGAATAAAAATCAATTCGGAATATGAATTGGATGGAGATTTGGATCTGAGTAATTTTTTTATTACAAAAGATTTCTCTGATAAGTTGTTGAAGCACTCAGAAACTATTGAATTGTTGATAAACCAAATTCGTCAAATTCGAGATGGTCAAGAAGTTTCTACACCGAAATCTCAATGCCAGAGTTATAAGGTGTGCTCTTATACGGAATTGTGTTTTCCTAATTTAGATTCTGGTGACATCTTTACTCTAAGAGAGTCAGCGAAAACTGCAGTTGATTTGTATCATAGTGGTATCTTTCATCTCAAAGATATTCCTGATAATACAGAACTCTCGGATAAACAAAAAATTCAGATTGCTACATCTAGATCTAATCTTCCTCACCAAGATACGAATAATATTTCTTTATTTTTGGATCGATTGAAATTTCCAATTTACTATTTGGATTTCGAAACAATCAATCCTCAGATTCCATTCTATCAAAAATCAAAACCTTACCAACATATTCCATTTTTATTTTCTTTGCATAAATGGAACGGTGATTTTTCTACTGAACCTGAACACTTTGACTATATTCAAGAAGATTTCAATGATCCTCGTCCTGGAATTCTAAAACAACTTTCAAAAATCATTGAGCCAGGAGGAACAATTCTCTGCTTCAACGATTTCTTCGAAAAGCGTTGCTTACAAGAATCGACTCAAGCTTATCCTGAATATAAGAGCTGGTTTGAATCTATTCGTTCTTTTTTCTTAGATGCTGCTATTCCATTTAAGTCTCTTGATTACTATAGTCCAGATCAACATGGCAGTGCCTCGCTCAAAGATATTTTACCTGCATTGACTGGAGCTTCACATAGTCACCTTGATATACAAAATGGTCATGCAGCTAATCTTGAGTATTTGAAATTGATAAGAACTGGCGAAGAAAATTTGGAAGTCAAGAAAATCATCTGGAATAGACTAAGGGAGTACTGTAAAATGGATACATATGCTCTTTATCTAATTCACAAAAAATTGACAGAGATAGTGAATCAGAAATAA
- a CDS encoding alpha/beta hydrolase — protein sequence MKIAGGELIKIQGKELDIDMQIVCKLSRFNPKIENYKPTKARKIFAQSMAILMQSPNALPKVETTVIGGLGDSFKIRIYNSDPTRDKHPIIVYLHGGGHVVGDIDTYDNICRYLAHRTPCMVFSVDYRRAPEFPFPTPLEDCYRAYQWVKNNAYRLGGNPEKIAIVGDSAGGNLALATSLKLKNEGQILPNFLGLIYPVAEMSREYPSYQTFSDGFLLTRNLLRWFRSNYCSKESDRLNPLASPLQADNFVGFPNCYVSTAGFDPLSDEDKELVQKLSKSGVKVTYSDFPGMVHGYFNMGDFIPSAREAVDDLLKFIKTEWST from the coding sequence TTGAAAATAGCTGGAGGCGAACTCATCAAAATCCAAGGCAAAGAGCTCGACATAGATATGCAAATTGTCTGCAAACTCAGTCGATTCAATCCGAAAATAGAGAACTATAAGCCAACCAAAGCAAGAAAAATTTTTGCCCAATCAATGGCGATCCTTATGCAGTCCCCGAATGCTCTTCCAAAAGTTGAAACGACCGTAATAGGTGGATTAGGTGACTCTTTTAAAATTAGAATTTATAACTCAGATCCAACACGAGATAAGCATCCTATTATAGTTTATTTACATGGCGGTGGTCATGTTGTTGGTGATATTGATACTTATGACAATATCTGCCGCTATCTCGCTCACCGTACACCTTGTATGGTTTTTTCAGTTGATTATCGTCGAGCACCTGAATTTCCTTTTCCAACTCCATTAGAAGATTGTTATAGAGCATACCAATGGGTCAAAAACAATGCATATCGATTGGGAGGCAATCCTGAGAAGATTGCAATAGTAGGAGATAGCGCCGGCGGTAACTTAGCGCTTGCTACATCATTAAAATTGAAAAATGAAGGACAAATTTTACCGAATTTTCTTGGACTCATTTATCCAGTTGCTGAAATGTCTCGCGAATACCCTTCCTACCAAACATTCAGTGATGGCTTCTTACTTACTCGAAATTTACTGCGCTGGTTTCGTTCTAACTATTGCTCAAAAGAATCAGACAGATTAAACCCGCTAGCTAGTCCATTGCAAGCAGACAATTTTGTAGGATTTCCCAATTGTTATGTCTCAACGGCAGGATTTGATCCACTGTCTGACGAGGACAAAGAACTAGTTCAAAAATTAAGTAAATCTGGTGTAAAAGTCACGTATTCCGATTTCCCAGGAATGGTGCATGGATATTTTAATATGGGCGATTTTATTCCTTCGGCAAGAGAAGCTGTTGATGATTTGTTGAAATTTATAAAAACCGAATGGTCAACTTAA
- a CDS encoding LIC13212 family protein → MKSAIKFILIILASLTILVHSVYSEKTKAMTYKERETEKQIDAQRKSGFSDVEIDTLHESISTNLQEIKKLRDMGVEKQSAIYLTDIPATDTDIFKTDKDGKTYIQFALPQGQSYVDWPKIYLYDGVGFIYPSEDYSQLDKIVLMFRRVNAEGQQYTKEMRRLINPTPKNSVTNEDGTVSTDSNSDIQLEYYQSMTSNTVWPDKPILDNEPDVKMELNNADNLLPYEKQKLIMHQYKKILRKVDKIVALRLRGLQLDQRRMVTKMLEYK, encoded by the coding sequence ATGAAATCCGCAATTAAATTCATACTTATAATTCTAGCATCATTAACTATATTGGTTCATTCCGTATATTCAGAAAAAACCAAAGCGATGACTTATAAAGAAAGGGAAACAGAGAAACAGATTGATGCGCAGAGAAAATCTGGTTTCTCGGATGTAGAAATTGATACTTTGCATGAATCGATTTCTACTAACCTTCAAGAAATTAAAAAATTACGGGATATGGGAGTGGAGAAGCAGAGTGCTATCTATCTCACCGATATCCCAGCAACTGACACTGATATTTTCAAAACGGACAAAGATGGTAAAACATACATTCAATTTGCATTACCCCAAGGTCAGTCTTATGTTGATTGGCCAAAAATCTATTTATACGACGGCGTTGGATTTATCTACCCAAGTGAAGACTATAGCCAACTAGATAAAATTGTTCTAATGTTTCGAAGAGTGAATGCGGAAGGTCAGCAATACACTAAAGAAATGCGCCGCTTGATAAACCCAACACCTAAAAACAGCGTTACCAATGAAGATGGTACAGTTAGTACGGATTCCAACTCGGATATTCAATTAGAATATTATCAATCCATGACTTCCAACACTGTATGGCCTGATAAACCAATTTTGGATAATGAGCCAGATGTAAAGATGGAATTGAACAATGCGGACAATCTGTTACCTTATGAGAAACAGAAATTGATAATGCATCAATATAAAAAAATTCTTCGTAAAGTTGATAAGATTGTAGCTCTAAGGTTGCGCGGACTTCAACTAGATCAGAGAAGAATGGTAACAAAAATGTTGGAATATAAATAG